One segment of Tenrec ecaudatus isolate mTenEca1 chromosome 1, mTenEca1.hap1, whole genome shotgun sequence DNA contains the following:
- the NPPA gene encoding natriuretic peptides A, producing MGSFCTVALGTLFFLAVQLPGRSSANPVYTSMSDEDLMDFKSLLDRLEDKMPLQDEALPLPVLREQTEDDRVALGPLAEVPPWAREAGPAQQDGSVLGRGSREVSERSALLKSKLGALVTAPRSLRRSSCFGGRIDRIGAQSGLGCNSFRRPHGTE from the exons ATGGGCTCCTTCTGCACGGTCGCCCTGGGCACCCTCTTCTTCCTGGCAGTTCAGCTCCCAGGGCGAAGCAGCGCGAACCCCGTGTACACCTCCATGTCCGATGAGGACCTAATGGACTTCAAG AGTTTGCTGGACCGCCTGGAGGACAAGATGCCTTTACAAGACGAGGCCCTGCCCCTCCCAGTCCTGAGGGAGCAGACTGAGGATGACAGGGTGGCTCTCGGCCCCCTCGCCGAGGTGCCTCCCTGGGCCAGAGAGGCCGGCCCAGCCCAGCAAGATGGAAGTGTCCTGGGGAGAGGCTCCCGGGAGGTCTCGGAGAGATCTGCTCTCCTGAAAAGCAAGCTGGGGGCACTGGTCACTGCCCCGCGGAGCCTGCGGAGGTCCAGCTGCTTCGGGGGCAGGATCGACAGGATTGGAGCACAGAGCGGTCTCGGGTGCAACAGCTTCCGG cgaccccatgggacGGAGTAG